A window of the Leishmania infantum JPCM5 genome chromosome 18 genome harbors these coding sequences:
- the PUF2 gene encoding putative pumilio protein 2 produces MSSNWTAASGAHLRVEDIDWGSTGGDDMFTSNADDLLMSDPRAVRRAETAPMVLTIMGTGGSLCVGGFVEEVNPDEEYRYTEDYHQLYYSKNPRDPRMLPPLTRRRHHLVREARAPGAFAVSSGDKQSVPSTNGAVGDRIENRESDCNNAAAATSAATAIAAAAPEATEHLSSQALVKLYVDTFRPDWDYAQIKSHVCTFSRDQDGSRLVQRLLEKPENIVSIFNEVIEEFGELATDVFGNYVLQKMFDVVPKAENDANALQEIKEAKMLDRLTAKVRGHLLEYSVQTYGCRVMQKAVENMRAADRNAIIRELDGKIVEFVFDQNANHVVQKVVEVCPSGAQFVVDAFIPSLGDLACHAYGCRVLQRTFEKCHDVEGVNIRPLMEAVLSRVNEFTVHQYGNYVVQHAMLNAPEDLRHRFVVQLTPQLYALSCSKFASNVAERIVTTATEEERDAIIKELKKPLSDFQGGNYLVNMMQDTYANYVVQRFFEAVSPTQREVISELVQPHIGTINQSVYGRHLLRKMVSNNILTNTFLLSQGIDVSGPEYGGNANNSGHRSGGHRNTANGTSGSENRHNGGGSTAYTNRNGNGRDSRSGGGVGSNSSGGGNNNGSGGRAGRGGRGGNSNNSSSNNSNNQHSDGKNNAMRSNGGGNPNSMLVLQPQLQLQQPIMTGYMPMPQQYPYGTPYGIPQLQQQQPQAPQPAYMYPAAAAAPQLYQPQQAYIPQIAPSGFGAFAGAATFSAPMPPQQQAGNYSLRYGTPMQQSTPTSQPLQTPAQQQQQPTRRGGAQSPQVYVNGGYNGAGQAHQQQPSPNSTLFPASQQQQAFQANSDLADATLASGKGGCSGKGNTSAGVSSASHANATSSDKACAILTNSNTSSQQRAGYSNQRAPQQETGY; encoded by the coding sequence ATGTCTTCTAACTGGACTGCCGCGTCCGGCGCGCATCTTCGCGTGGAGGACATCGACTGGGGCTCCACAGGTGGCGATGACATGTTCACCTCGAATGCCGATGACCTACTGATGTCAGACCCCCGCGCGGTTCGCCGTGCCGAAACGGCACCGATGGTGCTGACCATCATGGGCACAGGGggctctctctgtgtcggAGGTttcgtggaggaggtgaaccCAGACGAGGAGTACCGCTACACGGAGGATTACCACCAATTGTACTACTCCAAGAACCCACGTGACCCCCgcatgctgccgccgctgacgcgccgccgccaccacctcgtgCGTGAGGCCCGCGCGCCCGGTGCGTTCGCGGTGTCGAGCGGCGACAAGCAGTCTGTCCCCTCCACGAATGGTGCTGTTGGCGACCGCATTGAGAACAGAGAAAGCGACTGTAAtaacgctgccgctgccacttccgctgccactgccattgccgctgccgctccagaGGCGACCGAGCACCTTTCTTCACAGGCGCTCGTGAAGCTGTACGTTGACACCTTCCGTCCTGACTGGGATTACGCGCAGATCAAGAGCCACGTGTGCACCTTCAGCCGGGACCAGGACGGAAGCCGTctcgtgcagcgcctgctAGAGAAGCCGGAGAACATTGTCTCCATCTTTAACGAGGTTATTGAAGAGTTTGGCGAGCTGGCGACCGATGTGTTCGGCAATTACGTGTTGCAGAAAATGTTCGACGTGGTGCCCAAGGCGGAGAACGACGCCAACGCGCTTCAGGAGATCAAGGAGGCGAAGATGCTGGACCGTCTCACGGCGAAGGTACGTGGCCACCTGCTCGAGTACTCTGTGCAAACGTACGGCTGCCGTGTTATGCAGAAGGCGGTCGAGAACATGCGCGCTGCCGACCGCAACGCCATCATCCGTGAGCTAGATGGGAAGATTGTGGAGTTCGTCTTTGATCAAAACGCGAACCACGTGGTGCAGAAGGTCGTCGAGGTATGCCCTTCTGGCGCGCAGTTTGTGGTGGACGCCTTCATTCCGTCTCTGGGCGACCTGGCCTGCCACGCCTACGGCTgccgcgtgctgcagcgcaccttcGAGAAGTGCCACGACGTGGAGGGGGTGAACATTCGTCCGCTCATGGAGGCAGTGCTCAGCCGTGTGAACGAGTTCACGGTGCACCAGTACGGTAACTATGTCGTGCAGCACGCCATGCTCAATGCGCCCGAGGATCTGCGCCACCGCTTTGTGGTGCAGCTGACGCCGCAGCTATATGCGCTGTCGTGCAGCAAGTTCGCCAGCAACGTCGCCGAGCGCATcgtgacgacggcgaccgAGGAGGAACGTGACGCCATCATCAAAGAGCTGAAGAAGCCCCTGAGCGACTTCCAGGGCGGCAACTACCTAGTGAACATGATGCAGGACACCTACGCAAACTACGTCGTGCAGCGCTTCTTTGAGGCCGTCTCGCCCACGCAGCGCGAGGTTATCAGCGAGCTCGTGCAGCCCCACATCGGCACCATCAATCAGTCCGTCTACGGTCGCCACTTGCTACGCAAGATGGTGTCGAACAACATTCTAACGAACACCTTCCTCCTCAGCCAAGGCATCGATGTTAGCGGCCCCGAGTACGGCGGCAATGCGAACAACagcggccaccgcagcggcggccaccgaAACACCGCTaacggcaccagcggcagcgaaaaCCGCCACAACGGCGGTGGTTCTACGGCATACACCAACCGAAATGGCAATGGCCGCGACAGCCGTtcaggcggtggcgtgggcagcaacagcagcggcggtggcaacaacaacggcagcggcggccgtgctggTCGTGGCGGGCGTGGCGgtaacagcaacaacagcagcagcaacaacagcaacaaccaGCACAGCGACGGCAAAAACAACGCCATGCGAAgcaacggtggcggcaaTCCAAACAGCATGCTAGTcttgcagccgcagctgcagctgcagcagccgatcATGACCGGGTACATGCCCATGCCGCAGCAGTATCCGTACGGAACCCCCTACGGCATTCCTCAGCttcagcagcaacagccccaggcgccgcagccggcgtACATGTAccccgccgcagccgccgctccgcAGCTGTatcagccgcagcaggcgtACATTCCACAGATAGCGCCTAGCGGCTTTGGCGCATTTGCTGGTGCCGCGACCTTttcggcgccgatgccgcctcAACAGCAGGCAGGCAACTATTCTCTCCGGTATGGTACCCCGATGCAGCAGTCGACGCCAACGTCCCAACCACTGCAGACGCCGgctcagcagcaacagcagccgactcgccgtggcggtgcacaGTCTCCGCAGGTGTACGTGAACGGCGGCTACAACGGCGCAGGCcaggcgcaccagcagcaaccgTCGCCGAACAGCACCCTTTTCCCTGCgtctcagcagcagcaggcgttCCAGGCGAACAGTGAcctcgccgacgccacccTTGCCTCTGGCAAGGGAGGCTGCTCAGGGAAGGGAAACACTAGCGCTGGcgtgagcagcgccagccaCGCTAACGCGACAAGCAGTGACAAGGCTTGTGCCATTCTCACCAACAGCAACACTAGCAGCCAGCAGCGAGCCGGCTACAGCAACCAGCGCGCCCCGCAGCAGGAGACGGGCTACTAG